A genomic segment from Micromonospora echinaurantiaca encodes:
- a CDS encoding DUF6924 domain-containing protein, translated as MAHLPETWCLPVIRADFRDDAIWGQIKDEILSPTKEGFVASVEFVEDRALIGLSETAIAAGYPRAYPRQYRHPVVFIVDALTVSLPERPLLVVNLNERDETGPFRTLPRQVHAIGNNLSIANMDFFEFARSTGSDGVFRGF; from the coding sequence GTGGCTCATCTGCCAGAGACGTGGTGCCTTCCAGTCATACGTGCGGACTTTCGCGACGACGCTATCTGGGGGCAGATAAAGGACGAGATCCTAAGCCCCACGAAAGAGGGCTTCGTTGCCAGCGTCGAGTTCGTCGAAGACCGAGCGCTGATTGGCCTCAGCGAGACGGCAATCGCAGCCGGCTACCCCCGCGCCTACCCGCGTCAGTACAGGCACCCGGTCGTGTTCATCGTCGACGCCCTCACCGTCTCTCTGCCGGAGCGTCCCCTGCTTGTCGTCAATCTGAACGAGAGAGACGAGACAGGACCGTTTAGAACGCTGCCGAGGCAGGTCCATGCGATTGGAAACAACCTATCGATTGCGAACATGGACTTCTTTGAATTTGCGCGATCGACAGGATCGGATGGCGTCTTTCGAGGCTTCTAA